The Etheostoma cragini isolate CJK2018 chromosome 22, CSU_Ecrag_1.0, whole genome shotgun sequence genome segment tagcagagtGCGGGGCATTTAGTTTGggtttccctttaaaaaaaaaaagtaatgtaagtaAAGAAATTAACTACATAAATTAAATAGAGGgatatttttggtgttttaactcatttgttttttcctcatAGGCCGAGGCCATCTGTCATCTCTATTTCTTGTGTACAGGTGAGTCATCTTTAAAATAAGGACATTTATgtgatatacagtgggtacggaaagtattcagacccctttaaatttttcactctttgtttcattgcagccattttcNNNNNNNNNNNNNNNNNNNNNNNNNNNNNNNNNNNNNNNNNNNNNNNNNNNNNNNNNNNNNNNNNNNNNNNNNNNNNNNNNNNNNNNNNNNNNNNNNNNNttggaaaaaggctgcaatgaaacaaagagtgaaaaatttaaaggggtctgaatactttccgtacccactgtattgaTATTCAGAGGTGCATGAGTCCTCTTGGCATGTTACACTATAATAAATGGTATTCAATGGTCTTTTGATGTATCCAGATTCATTATCTTTAATTGTtcatcatatttatattttttcatgaaagcttttaaaaaaacacagatttcctTCTCACTTTTTCCAGGTTATTTACATCAAAGAGAGCAATGTGATAGCCCCTTACAGAAATGAAAGGGTGAGTCAACTGAAACTCTCCTATGATGATAATGGTTATGGTTATGATGGCTTGATTTATGCTTCTTCAGAGGCACCACGCAGATCTTTCGCCTTAGCCTACATAAGTGGACGGAAGTtaatacttgtgtgtgtgtggtagagcaagtgagagagtgacagtgattagCTTTGGGGCGAGGAATGCCTCTAgtgtcatagtgagagaaaccaagtgtctcccctgtgctttctgaccacggttgGAAATCtatagcaggaaaagttaaccctctccttgatttcatgttgtttatggagaaggagaaccaggaaatgagtaggGGGGAAATGGAGGGCTATCAAGCCACAGTCGAGCAACGTGTAGTTAAATTTTTccagaggtgcacgtcaggctgtGGCATAGGGTCTTACGTCTTACGGACGTAGCCCTGGCAGAGTTTTTACCGGATGCATAAATCCCGTTTTAAAGTTCCTGTTTAGATAAAATTTAGTGAAATACAATCAGTCAAACTTGAGTTATCACAGcctcaaataaaatgtgaattggTGAATTtctaaaacagcaacattttagctttattttttaatatctcGTAAAAAATGGTTGAAGACCCACAGAAGCATTTACCCAAAGAGTAGTGCATAAGAAATTGTGCTCCAATATTTAATCATGTATTCAAATGAAACCCTGAAACTTCTCTCATCACTTTGGCAGGGGGAAAAGAAAGTGACATTTCAGTTGGAAGATTGGAGCAAAACCGAAGATGTCGTTCAAACATTACTCCAGGTGCGTAGCTACTCCCAAACAATAGTGGCTAGGTATACCTTTACGGCCACTAGAGTCATGGGGATTGGTGTTGcctgtttgttttaataaatggtGCTGTTTGATTGTTCTTGACTCAGGAAAACATGACCTTATGCTGCATTTGATTTACTGCTCCGGTATGCGTTGGTGTTGCTCTGCTCATTTAGACTGTGGTGAATTTTGCAGCTCCACAGGGCGTCCTGTCTGGAAAAGCTTGGAGACCAAACTGCAATGGTGAGTAAATCAATGCTTAAAGTTAAAGCACACAGTGGGCCTCTAAAGCCTGAAAGATGATGAAATGGCAAAAATCGTCAGTATGAATGATGCGTTTTGCTTCTTGTACTTGAATTCCAAATGATGTTACGTTATTCAGTGCATGATTATTGATTTAATTGTTAAGTGTTGGTAACCATCATATGATCATCAGTACTCACACATACAGTTGTTGTGTAATTCTAGATTGCAGCAAATTTACAATCACGACTGGCGAGGTCATCTTTTGACAAAAACTGGTATGTTGACTTCAGCACTTTGATTTACATTTAACGTCATTGTTTGTTAGATTGCAGTTTTCAATGAAAAGTACTGATGAAAGCGTTGAGTATTGCAGTATTAATTACATCTGAGTATGCAGCTGGATAAGACAATGTTGGGAATCTGATGTAAAGCTTTCAGAGTGTTGCTGAGATGCCTCACATGGAGTGTGCGGTGGAGATGGTCATGCCTCTGGTGTGCAATCCAGGCCACGTCTGCATAACAGATGAAAGCCTCTACTTCCAGCCTCTCAATGGATATCCGGTGAGCCGCGACATCTGAGTGGACAAGCTGAGTTCCTTTATTGAGCTCAGGCAGTGATATCAGGTTTGTTCGACTTGTCATTTCAGAAACAGGTGATACAAATCAAACTTAACAGAGTCAGGAGAATCTACAAAAGACGGCATGGACTGAGACCACTGGTGAGCTAGCCGGAGTaagcaaataaattataatgtgGTCAATATGGCTCTAATTGTTTCAAATCCCCACGTTTGGGTGCATGTCTCTCCTAACTCAGGGTCTGGAGGTGTTCTGTACCGAGAATGATTTCTGCTCCGATATCTACCTGAAGTTTTACAACTCGGCCGACAGAGATGAAATCTACTACTACATCGCCAGTTTCTTGGGTGAGCACGCTCAAAGCCAGTAGTGAATGTCTTACAGGGTGTCCTAAACAATCTTGTGTACAAGAGTATTGAAGAGTAAGTCTTATGGATGTAAATTTGTCTCTGGGTGCTGCTTTTCTTGATCTTTAAGAcagatatttttatattttatatttttattgatgGAATTAGTCTTTCATTTCCAAATTAGTGGCCTTGAAAAGGTCTTTAGAAACTCGTGTCTAGAATGTCTATAAACACGAtgcaaatatacatacagtgatGTAGGCAGGCTTTCAGAGGAGGGAGTTATTCTCCCTTGATGGCCTACATGAGTTTGAGCTGTATGCATTGATCCAAAATATTGGGATCAGCCCTTAGTGGTGAAACCCCATAACACATGACTGACTTAACCCTGCTGGTTTCTTCCTCCTTGCAAAGAGAACCACATGATGGAGCACACAGCAGAGAGTTACATGCTGCAGTGGCAGCGCGGCCACCTGAGCAATTACCAGTATCTCCTTCACCTCAACAACTTGGCTGACCGGAGCTGCAACGACCTCTCCCAGTATCCCGTCTTCCCCTGGGTCATCGCTGACTACACCAGCACGCAGTTGGGTCGgtcaacagaaaataacaaaacacagatGAATATACATTACACGTTAGCTGCAGAGGCCCAGGTGATCAGGGACACTACACATCCAGCTTGTGGGATGCATTTACTGCACCTACCATCTAGTAGTCTTGTAACTAATTCTAAGATTGGGCTATAAGCGGCCGTATTAAACCTGCATCAACTGATAATTGTTAAGACATTGACCTCCATTTCCCAGATATGACAAACGCTGCCACGTTCAGGGACCTGAGCAAACCTGTGGGAGCCCTAAACAAAGAGCGGCTAGACCAACTGCTGGTGAGACTctgctgcttttgtgttttcttttagataTCTAACCCAATGACTAAGTCAATGGATTTTATTTAACTTGCCAATGGGCAAAAACTGTCAGATATTGTTTAGTGCTGAGAGTATCAGTAAACGCAGAGTTGTCATGTTCACAGGCTCGCTACAGAGGCATGCCTGAACCTCGCTTCCTGTATGGCAGTCACTACTCATCACCAGGCTACGTCCTCTTCTACCTGGTCAGAGTCGGTATGTCACACACTTCATCATTAAAGCTACAGTATCGAAGCAGAGTGCACACAGCATACATTCAGTGTATTTATGCATGGTTGACTTGTGCTCAACCACTGCGTCTGTTTTTGTCTACACTGTGAGAATACTTTTAATGTTCACTAACACGTTAAACTTTAGTTTTTcatcagaaaatgttttagatATAATTCTATAGGAATTCTAATTAATCTTGTAGACACATTGTCAACGTCAGTCTAACAGTTTTAGTTAGTAGACAAATGCTGTCGGACCATACAAAggatcaaacaaataaaaatgataaatcaaataatctctttccctgtttctttttttaatctctttccAGCACCTTTCACTACAGCTGTTAGCATGTTATACCACAGCAATCTAGAGACTGATTAAAATAAGAGGTGCATTTGTATTCTGGGTGTTAGTCTGTTGACATGTGGCTAAAATCTTTGCTTCTACTGAAATACACAGctaaaatgttgctgttgcttGCTGTCTTCTCCCCTGCAGCTCCAGAGCACATGCTGTGTCTCCAGAACGGCCGCTATGACCATGCAGATCGCATGTTTAATAGGTACATTATATTTACTTCAAACTTGATAAACCATGATTGAAGGCTATCATCAGAGTCACAAATTACTGATGCAGTGAAGATATCTGCTCTTATATTGGTGTAGAAATAGTGACTGAAGATTTTGAATAAattaacactgaaaacaaataataaacaattaaGATATTTGTTCATACTGTACAATTAGATGATTGGTTTTTACACATAAATGTATAGATTTTTGAGTATTATGGGGCAGTGTGGGATCAAATTGCAATACATGAAACActtttgatttatatttaatcTTTACATTTCTACATGTAATTGCATTAAGACTTGGTaattaaatgttgtattttgatattgatgaatgtccgttacattcaagccattgccaaatgagttgctgcaAAGCTAATTAGGACTATCAGCGCCTTGGTAGAGGGGTGGGGTGCGCTTGCGCAATCACCGAGggttgtatcatgtggacgcaccaacagtaatgttgtcattacttagaattcctcatgggggcaacagaaactatgcactatagctttaaagaaaGTATGATTTGCATGTTTGTATTTACTGACCTGCATTGATTTCTTACAGCATAGGTGATACGTGGAAAAACTGCTTGGAGGGGGCAACTGACTTTAAAGAGGTATCCGAGTCCACATTATATGACTTCAGTTAGAAACTCCTGCCATATTCACCAAAAACTTTGAAATCAGAGTTGTTCTGTTCACTAAAATGATTATGATAATATGTGTGAAATCATTCATACATCTGTGCTTGCCTTTTCAATTTTTACTGTTTAATAGTTATTTGTTGTTCAGGTGCCTCACCTAGACACTAGTCCTCGACACagtgcatgtcattccccttctctctccactttcatgtACAATATAAGTTGTCCtgtcacaaataaaggcctaaaatgcctttttatttgtgtgGGGAGACCACTCCAACCTTAACTGGGCATTATGGATTAGTCTGACACAAGTAATTGAGTCATTGATGATGGCACTATCTGCTTGTACGCGGCACTTTTTGACTTACATACTGTGCAGTCTTGGTAAGGTTCCTGTAGTGTGGTCAACGCCTTGTCTGTATGTCTTTCCGTTTAATGCAGTTGATTCCAGAGTTTTATGGGGATGACTGTAGCTTCCTGGAAAACAAACTGAGTCTTGGCTTGGGCAGACGGCAGAACGGAAGCTCAGTCGGGGATGTTGTTCTCCCAGCGTGGGCCTCAGGTAACGTCCTCCCATCTGACCCTGGTATGCATGGAAACTTGGTCTTCCTTCATCCTCACGGCAACATCCACCTGACAACACAATGTCAAACTCTACAGTCCCTGTGCTGTTTTTAACAATATTACTATCACTTTCAGTCTGTGCTGCTTCACATTTACTGTGTACTGCTTGTCATGACTCCAGATACCAGGGACTTTCTTCAAAAGCACAAGACCGCACTGGAGAGTCAGTATGTGTCGGAGAACCTTCATGAGTGGATTGACCTGGTGTTTGGCTTCAAACAGAGAGGCAGTGAAGCTGTTGCAGCCCATAATGGTAAAATAACCAGCAGCTTTTTTCCAACATCAAACCCACCAAAACTGGAAGAAGACTCATATTTATCCCATTGTCTTTCAGTGTTTCACCCACTGACCTATGAAGGAGGCGTCGACTGCGATAGGTATCAAAGAAAATCACTCACAAAATATTGACtaaataagacattttacattaaGTCATGGAACTAACTTTCCATTTCTCTGAGAAGCATTGTGGACCCTGACCAGAGAATCGCCATGCTGACACAGATCCTGGAGTTCGGCCAGACGCCCAAACAGCTGTTCACCCTCCCTCACCCTCAGAGGATCACGCCGAGGTTTCACAACATAACTCGGAGCCCCAGCAGCAGCTCACCAGTCAGTGAACTGTCTCCAGGTAGACTTGCAGAAACAcactcagtaaaaaaaacaaaaaaaaattgtgaacaGGGCACCCTTTCAAAATTTAAGGGCATGTTATCGTATTCGTAAAGTTCACAGTCATGCTGACCAATGGTGCAGATGATACTTTAGAGCTCTAAGTGTTCTGTGCATGCAGCAGTTGCTTTGTGCAGTTTGGGAGGTCATTTGCATTTCAGAGACCCTACTGTTAAAATAGCATGAACCTCTTCTTTAGAAGCTGGGTGTATTACCATGCAATCTGTGAAATATTTCAGTAAGGGGCTCAATTCATAGACAAAAGTGTGACCAATCATGACATGCATTAAAGTGTGTCCAAACGATTTGTTTCAACTGACCTACAATtcaactaattaaaaaatgaaggcAT includes the following:
- the nsmaf gene encoding protein FAN isoform X3; translated protein: MSRGHLSSLFLVYRFPSHFFQVIYIKESNVIAPYRNERGEKKVTFQLEDWSKTEDVVQTLLQLHRASCLEKLGDQTAMIAANLQSRLARSSFDKNCFQSVAEMPHMECAVEMVMPLVCNPGHVCITDESLYFQPLNGYPKQVIQIKLNRVRRIYKRRHGLRPLGLEVFCTENDFCSDIYLKFYNSADRDEIYYYIASFLENHMMEHTAESYMLQWQRGHLSNYQYLLHLNNLADRSCNDLSQYPVFPWVIADYTSTQLDMTNAATFRDLSKPVGALNKERLDQLLARYRGMPEPRFLYGSHYSSPGYVLFYLVRVAPEHMLCLQNGRYDHADRMFNSIGDTWKNCLEGATDFKELIPEFYGDDCSFLENKLSLGLGRRQNGSSVGDVVLPAWASDTRDFLQKHKTALESQYVSENLHEWIDLVFGFKQRGSEAVAAHNVFHPLTYEGGVDCDSIVDPDQRIAMLTQILEFGQTPKQLFTLPHPQRITPRFHNITRSPSSSSPVSELSPAFQSEDSSFEDLTEESRKLAWANMGNLKPISSHKIHKEAVTGIAVTRDGAAIFSTSQDSTLKMFSKELKDFQRSMSFSNMALSSCLMLANGKTVVCSSWDNNVYFYSIPYGRRQDTLMGHDDAVSEMCWFDDQLYTASWDSTVKVWQCASDSLSSHKRSQFQLLAELEHDAGVNTIGLNPAGTLLVSGCKDGTVTIWDTSSYGTLQQVHCHTGTIHHMAFSPDSRHVLSVGADSCMKVTDVQTGMVISSVKAEEEQRRFCWDGNSVLCGGQSGDLLLWDLLSNTVIKRIPAHSGAVTALWMSELCSTVITGGEDRQIILWKLQS
- the nsmaf gene encoding protein FAN isoform X1, which encodes MAFLKTQELTKERFSLLLLDLEEYYFEQHTAYHVTTSSKKQRKVRGSFKVCSRSAIFDPEDLSEPILKIPLRDCKKIEFVECENNPFNEPRPSVISISCVQVIYIKESNVIAPYRNERGEKKVTFQLEDWSKTEDVVQTLLQLHRASCLEKLGDQTAMIAANLQSRLARSSFDKNCFQSVAEMPHMECAVEMVMPLVCNPGHVCITDESLYFQPLNGYPKQVIQIKLNRVRRIYKRRHGLRPLGLEVFCTENDFCSDIYLKFYNSADRDEIYYYIASFLENHMMEHTAESYMLQWQRGHLSNYQYLLHLNNLADRSCNDLSQYPVFPWVIADYTSTQLDMTNAATFRDLSKPVGALNKERLDQLLARYRGMPEPRFLYGSHYSSPGYVLFYLVRVAPEHMLCLQNGRYDHADRMFNSIGDTWKNCLEGATDFKELIPEFYGDDCSFLENKLSLGLGRRQNGSSVGDVVLPAWASDTRDFLQKHKTALESQYVSENLHEWIDLVFGFKQRGSEAVAAHNVFHPLTYEGGVDCDSIVDPDQRIAMLTQILEFGQTPKQLFTLPHPQRITPRFHNITRSPSSSSPVSELSPAFQSEDSSFEDLTEESRKLAWANMGNLKPISSHKIHKEAVTGIAVTRDGAAIFSTSQDSTLKMFSKELKDFQRSMSFSNMALSSCLMLANGKTVVCSSWDNNVYFYSIPYGRRQDTLMGHDDAVSEMCWFDDQLYTASWDSTVKVWQCASDSLSSHKRSQFQLLAELEHDAGVNTIGLNPAGTLLVSGCKDGTVTIWDTSSYGTLQQVHCHTGTIHHMAFSPDSRHVLSVGADSCMKVTDVQTGMVISSVKAEEEQRRFCWDGNSVLCGGQSGDLLLWDLLSNTVIKRIPAHSGAVTALWMSELCSTVITGGEDRQIILWKLQS
- the nsmaf gene encoding protein FAN isoform X2, translating into MAFLKTQELTKERFSLLLLDLEEYYFEQHTAYHVTTSSKKQRKVRGSFKVCSRSAIFDPEDLSEPILKIPLRDCKKIEFVECENNPFNEPSVISISCVQVIYIKESNVIAPYRNERGEKKVTFQLEDWSKTEDVVQTLLQLHRASCLEKLGDQTAMIAANLQSRLARSSFDKNCFQSVAEMPHMECAVEMVMPLVCNPGHVCITDESLYFQPLNGYPKQVIQIKLNRVRRIYKRRHGLRPLGLEVFCTENDFCSDIYLKFYNSADRDEIYYYIASFLENHMMEHTAESYMLQWQRGHLSNYQYLLHLNNLADRSCNDLSQYPVFPWVIADYTSTQLDMTNAATFRDLSKPVGALNKERLDQLLARYRGMPEPRFLYGSHYSSPGYVLFYLVRVAPEHMLCLQNGRYDHADRMFNSIGDTWKNCLEGATDFKELIPEFYGDDCSFLENKLSLGLGRRQNGSSVGDVVLPAWASDTRDFLQKHKTALESQYVSENLHEWIDLVFGFKQRGSEAVAAHNVFHPLTYEGGVDCDSIVDPDQRIAMLTQILEFGQTPKQLFTLPHPQRITPRFHNITRSPSSSSPVSELSPAFQSEDSSFEDLTEESRKLAWANMGNLKPISSHKIHKEAVTGIAVTRDGAAIFSTSQDSTLKMFSKELKDFQRSMSFSNMALSSCLMLANGKTVVCSSWDNNVYFYSIPYGRRQDTLMGHDDAVSEMCWFDDQLYTASWDSTVKVWQCASDSLSSHKRSQFQLLAELEHDAGVNTIGLNPAGTLLVSGCKDGTVTIWDTSSYGTLQQVHCHTGTIHHMAFSPDSRHVLSVGADSCMKVTDVQTGMVISSVKAEEEQRRFCWDGNSVLCGGQSGDLLLWDLLSNTVIKRIPAHSGAVTALWMSELCSTVITGGEDRQIILWKLQS